The genomic interval GCTGGCCGCCGTCCAGGAGCACCCCCGGAAGTGGCAGCTGCACGGGGCGCTGCTCGCCGAGGTGGACCGCATCCTGGACGAGCTGGACATCGAGAAGCGCGCCGAGCGCCTGGGCCAGGAACTCGACCGCCGCTCGGCCGTGCTGCACGAACGCCACCCCCGGCTGCTCGCGTTCCGCCGCCGCCTGGGCCTGGTGAAGGGCGCGGACCGGAAGGAGCGGGCGGAGGCCTAGGGGCCGCTCAGCCGTCCACGTCCGGATCGATGCGCTCGACCACCCGGAACCGCTCGGCGACGATCATCGTCCGGTCGTCCACCGTGAAGTCCGGGTCGCCGAGCGCGTCCCGCATCTCCTCGCTGTGCCAGAACCGCTCGTGCGCCGCCCGCCACTCGGCGACCGACGCATGGCCCTCGCCCTCGTCCAGCGCGTGCTGGAGGTCCACGTCCGCCAGCGGCAGCACCCGTACCTCGGTCACCTCGATTACGGCGATCTCCCGGCCGTCCGAGTCGATGAGGGCGGACCGCTCACCGACCGGAGGCAGCTCCTCCT from Streptomyces drozdowiczii carries:
- a CDS encoding ASCH domain-containing protein; this translates as MPNREALKPFLLAFPGPLRDQLVAAVLDGRKVSTSGLLVEYEIEQEELPPVGERSALIDSDGREIAVIEVTEVRVLPLADVDLQHALDEGEGHASVAEWRAAHERFWHSEEMRDALGDPDFTVDDRTMIVAERFRVVERIDPDVDG